From Chloracidobacterium thermophilum B:
CGCCCCAGCACCACAGCAAGTTCGAGGTTATTTGGCGTCTGGCTGATCTGCTGGCGAATGCGCTCGTAGCCGAGCAGCGCCTGTCCGGCGGCAATGCACGTTTCAGCATAGCCCCCTAGCGCGCTGGTGCTGTCGGGGCGGATGGAGAGGGCGCGGTCATACGCGCCGAGCGAGCCTTCCCAGTCCTGCTGCCGCCGCAGGGCAGCTCCGGCCGCCAGGAATTGCTCGAAAGCATCCGTGCGTTGGCCGCTGCGCAGGTGGACTTCCGCCAGTTCGCGCTTGACCTGCCCATCGCCCGGATCGAGCTTGGCCAACTCCCGTAGCGCCGAGATGAGCGTTTCCCGGGTGCCGTTCCGGCGGGCAGCCTCGGCCGCGTTCCGGTAGTCCTGTTTGGCGTCCGCCACCATGCCCTGTTTCCGGTGCAGGTTGCCCAGCGCCAGGCTGTATTCCGGCTGGTCCGGCTGCAACCGGATGATCTTCTTGTACAGTGCAATGGCCTGGGGCAGTTGCTGCTGCCGGACGTAGTGTTCGGCCACCATGGCAAAGCGCCCGGCAGCTTCCTGTGTCCGGTTGACCCGCTGGTAGAGGTCGCCCAGGATGTTGGCAATGGTGACATCCCTGGGGTCTGTCCGCGCCACCAGCTCATAGTCCTTGATGGCGGCTTCGAGCTTGCCCTGCTGGGCATGTTTTTCTGCCTGCCGGAGGGTTTTTTCACGGTCAAAACTGCGGGAAAAAAGTGCCATGGCGGTTTCCGAAGTGGGTAGTCAGTGGTGGCTGAGGGGCCTGAGAAGCCGCACGACTTCCTGTGCGGTTGGGCGTGACGAAGGGACTTTGTGCAGCATGCGCATGGTGACAGCTTCGAGGATGGGCGGCACATCGGGTGCCAGACTGGCCAGCGGTGGCGGTACACTCTGCAGGTGCGCCGTCATCAATGCCGCCACATTGCCATTTTGTGCCGTAAAGGGCGGTCGCCCGGCCAGGATTTCGTAGGTGACAATGCCCAGACTGTAGATGTCGGCCCGTCCATCGTAGGGGAGAAAACTCAGGCGCTCCGGCGGCATGTACTTGGGTGTCCCGACGATGAGGCCACGGGTCGCTTCCGGGTGCGCGCCATCTTCGGGGGACATGAGCTTGGCCAGGCCGAAGTCGAGCAGTTTGACGACCTCGCCCGTCGGCGGGCGGTGCAGGAAGATGTTGTCCGGTTTGATGTCGCGGTGAACGATGTGCATGGCGTGGGCTTCGGCCAGAACCGATGCCACCGGGAGGATGATGTCCAGACACCGCTGGGGGGAGAGCCGCCCCAGCCGTTTGAGTTCCTGCCCCAGCGTTATGCCCTGCAGGAGTTCCATCACCAGGTAGGCAAGGCCGTTTGAGGAAATGCCGAAGTCAATGACGTTGACGGCATTGGGGTGCTGGACACGACAGGCTGAAATGCCCTCGCGCTTGAACCGGTCGAGTTCTTCGGGCGTGACGCTGATGCCCCGGGGCTGGAGGATTTTGACGGCGACGGTCGTGTTCAGCGCGAGGTGTGTGGCCTCATACACGGCACCATAACCACCGGCGCCGATTTTGCGTTCGAGGCGGTAGCGCCCGTCGAGCACCGTGCCTGGCAGGGCTTCCGTGTAGGCAGAAAAAATCGTCTGGGCGCGCACCTGCGAATGCAGGAGAGCTTCCTGCGCGCGGATAAGGGCCTGGTTTTTTTCAAGCAGTTCCCGGTTTTTGGCTTCCAGTTCGTGCTGAATGCGCAGCAGGCGGCTCTGGGTGGTGTCCCCGATGCCGGTCATTTTGACCGCCTGTTTGAGCAAAGCACGGTACTTTCTGACCAGTTCTGAAAACTCCCGTTGCCACTCTGCCACGTTGGGCAGACCTTCCGTAGCAATTCGCTCGGCCGTGGACAGAACGGCGAATTCCGCAGCAAAGACTTCTTCAGCAGCCGTTTTGGGTTTTGGTTCAACCATGCGGCCATCAGGACGGGATCGCTACGAATTTGAAGGGAATCGAGAAGTCTTCGGCGAATTCTTCTCCGTGTTCTCTCATGTCGTCGTCGTCTTCATAGTAGTGCCAGTTCAGGGTGACGGTCCGCCCGGCTTTGACGGCATGTTCAACCATTTCCAGAATGGTGATGATGCACTTCGAGGAGCTGGTGTTGAAATAGTCCAGACGAAAGTTGAGTGTAATGGGCGTGAAAGACTCGATCAGGTAGAGCGACAGCCAGTCCAGAACCGGTTGGTAGAAGTGCATCGCGTTTTCTGGATACGAATCGCCCTCCATATTGAGAATGCCTGTGGCGGCGTCAAAGGCGATGCGGGGTGTTGCTTTGGTTTTCTCGATGTACAGGGTTTGCATAGTTGCCAACCTCGCAGGCGGTTGAGGGGTAAAGCCGCTACAGGCCAACCGACGCTGGTGTGAAACAGACCAAAGGGCACGTCAACGGTTGTTGACTGTGGTTCACACAATAAACGAAGTCACTGTTGACTGCAAAAGAGGAGCAGGACTGAAGCTGGCTACGTCTTGGGAGTGCCATTTCCGGGGAGGTTGGACCGAACCTGTTACCGGGATGGTGCCGAACAGACCGGCCAGCGGGCATAGAAATCAGGCAGTTCCGGCAGATGGAGTTGCTGTCCCAATTCGGCAATGCGTTCCTGGTAGGTGATCTGTGAGCCTTCGGAAGGCAGGTGCAACCGGGGGTCGCGCTGCACGGTGGTGTGGGCTGTGTCGCGGGCACGGCGTCCCCCACGGCGGGCCTGCCAGTGGACGTACAGCCGGATGGCGTTCCAGGCAATGAAGATGTTGGGACCGGGCAGCAGACCGAGCAGCAGTGTGAGAGGCAAAAGTGCAGTATTGACCCAGATGCCCCGCTGGTGGACGGCGAGGCGTGCCTCCAGCCAGCTCGTCCAGTGGGCGCGCACGGTGTCATCATCCAGTTCTCCGTCGTGGATGATTTCGACGGTATCCGCATGGGCTAACGCCCGCAGCAGACCTTCGGCCGGGTGCGTCCACTGTTCAAGCCAGAGCCAGATACGCCGGATGCCGCGCCAGAAGCGGTTGGGCGGCTGGTGCAGGAGGTGCGAGGCTTCCTCCCGAAGCCGATGGGCGCGCTGTACCAGCCGCTGCATCAGGCCTTCCGGCGGAGAGCTGTCTTCGGCCGGGAAGGCTTCGGGCGGTGCGTAGAACACCCAGCCGCGTACCGGGCAGCGGAGGGCATAGACTCGGACGGTGTGCAGGGTCTTCACAGCAAGCAGGACTTCTGTGGCAGGACGGGTCAGGTTCGGGTAAAGCGTGCACGCCAGACCTGGGCAAGCTGCCACACGTCATGAAAGCTGGTGTACAGTGGCGCAACGGCCATCCGCAGGATGTCCGGTTCGCGGACGTCCACAATCATGCCTTGTTCCTGAAACCACGCTGCCAGCGGGCGTGCTTCCGGTACACGCCAGGAAAGCTGTCCGCCACGGGCAGCCGGATCGCGTGGGGTGATGAGCTGAAGGGGAAGCCCATCCAGCAGCGCCAGCGCGTAGGCCGTCAGCCGGACCGCTTTCGCCCGCAATCGCGCCATCCGGGCGCGGTGAAACAGGTCGAGGGAAGCGCGCAGGGCCGCCAGCGACAGAATCGGCAGGTTGCTGAGTTGCCAGCCGGCTGCACCGGCGGCCAGTTCGTAGGTGTCAGGCATCAGGAAGCGGGTGTCGGCGCGGTGTCCCCACCAGCCGACAAAACGCGGCAGGTCAAAACGTTGGGCATGGCGCGCATGAACGAAATAGCCCCCGACGGCGCCGGGGCCGGCGTTGACGTATTTGTAGTGGCACCACACGGCACAATCCACGTCCCAGTCGTGCAGCGCCAGGGGAACGTTGCCAATGGCATGCGCGGCATCTATGCACACGACACAGCCCTTGGCCCGGGCCTGGGCAACAAGTGGCGCCAGCTCGAAAAACTGTCCTGTGGCATAGTTGACTGCCCCCAGCAGCAGGAGCGCCACCTGGTCGCCTTCGCGCTCCAACTGCTCCAGCATGTCTTCAGTGCGCAACAGGTCTTCGCCCGGACGGGGACGCATTTCCACTACGGCTTCACGCGGGTCAAAACCGTGAAAAGCCGCCTGGCTGAGCGCGGCATACCGGTCGGACGGAAAGGCGCGCGCTTCCATCAGGATTTTGAAGCGTTCCCGCGTCGGGCGGTAAAACGAGGCCAGCAGCAGATGCAGGTTGACCGTCAGACCATTGGCCAGCGCGACTTCATCAGGCTGTGCACCGACCAGTTCCGCCACCAGCGGACGGAGATCGGCGTCATAGTCGGCCCACGGGTGCGGCGGGGTGAAATGCCCGGCGACGCCCAGCGACGCCCACCGGTCAAGTTCCGTCAGGACGGCCTGCCGCGCAGCCACCGGTTGCAGCCCCAGCGAGTGACCGCAGAAGTAAAGCTGCAGCTTGCCCGTTGCTGGATTGACCGGAAAGTGAAAGTGCGTGCGAAAGTCGGCGAGTTCATCGGCGCGGTCGAGTTCCCGCGCAAAGGTTTCATCGGGACGAAAATTGAGAAACATAGAGTGTTCCGTCGGTTGACCCACAGGGTGGCAGGGTGTGGCCGCTGTCCGGCGGGTGTCACATTTCGCACCGGCGACGTACCGGGCGGGTGCAGGGCCTATGTCAACGACATTTGGTGAACTCGTCAAGGAAGGCGCTCGCCTCCTGGCGGACGGTGGGGTGGATGAGCCTTACCGCACAGCCGGCCGCCTGGTGCGGGAGCTGCTGAACGTGGATGCTGTTACGCTTGCGGCCCATCCAGAGCGTGCGGTTTCCGACGCAGACGCCGAGCTGGTACGCCGTGCCTTCCGCCGGCGGGCTGACGGCGAGCCGCTTCAGTACATCACGGGCTGGCAGAACTTCTACGGACGCGACTTTCAGGTAACGCGCGATGTGCTGATCCCACGCCCGGAAACCGAACTGCTGGTGGAGGTGAGCCTGGAGCACATCCGCACCCGTCCGCAGCCGGTGTGGCGGCTGCTGGATTTGGGGACCGGTTCGGGCTGTCTGGCCGTGACCCTGGCGGCGGAAATCCCGACGGCGCAGGTCGTGGCCGTGGATATTTCGCCGGCGGCACTGGCTGTGGCTGCCGCCAATGCCCAGCGCCATGGTGTTGCGGAGCGCGTCCGGTTGGTCGAGAGCCACTGGCTGGACGCCGTGCCCACTACGCCGCCGTTTGATCTCGTGGTGTCGAATCCACCCTACGTGGCGCAAACGGACTGGCCAGCGCTCCAGCGGGAAGTTCGTGACCACGAGCCGTACGTGGCCCTGGTTGGCGGAGAGCAGGGAACCGAAGTCTATGCCCACCTTCTGGCCGCCCTGCCGCCCTATCTGGTGGCCGGCGGGAAGTTTGCCTGTGAGGTTGGGTTTGAGCAGGCGGCACGGGTTTGTGCCGTGGGCGAAGCTGCCGGCTGGTGGGTGGAGCGCGTCATCCACGACCTGCAAGGTATCGCGCGCACCGTGGTCTTTACGTTTCCGCAGGTTTTCAGCGACAATCACCGGACTTGGCCCGGCCAGGGAAATGAAGGCTGAACCCGGAGGTGCGCTGTCATGGAAACCAAGCCGACGATTGAAACCGTTC
This genomic window contains:
- a CDS encoding serine/threonine-protein kinase, which codes for MVEPKPKTAAEEVFAAEFAVLSTAERIATEGLPNVAEWQREFSELVRKYRALLKQAVKMTGIGDTTQSRLLRIQHELEAKNRELLEKNQALIRAQEALLHSQVRAQTIFSAYTEALPGTVLDGRYRLERKIGAGGYGAVYEATHLALNTTVAVKILQPRGISVTPEELDRFKREGISACRVQHPNAVNVIDFGISSNGLAYLVMELLQGITLGQELKRLGRLSPQRCLDIILPVASVLAEAHAMHIVHRDIKPDNIFLHRPPTGEVVKLLDFGLAKLMSPEDGAHPEATRGLIVGTPKYMPPERLSFLPYDGRADIYSLGIVTYEILAGRPPFTAQNGNVAALMTAHLQSVPPPLASLAPDVPPILEAVTMRMLHKVPSSRPTAQEVVRLLRPLSHH
- a CDS encoding DUF1987 domain-containing protein gives rise to the protein MQTLYIEKTKATPRIAFDAATGILNMEGDSYPENAMHFYQPVLDWLSLYLIESFTPITLNFRLDYFNTSSSKCIITILEMVEHAVKAGRTVTLNWHYYEDDDDMREHGEEFAEDFSIPFKFVAIPS
- the kynU gene encoding kynureninase, giving the protein MFLNFRPDETFARELDRADELADFRTHFHFPVNPATGKLQLYFCGHSLGLQPVAARQAVLTELDRWASLGVAGHFTPPHPWADYDADLRPLVAELVGAQPDEVALANGLTVNLHLLLASFYRPTRERFKILMEARAFPSDRYAALSQAAFHGFDPREAVVEMRPRPGEDLLRTEDMLEQLEREGDQVALLLLGAVNYATGQFFELAPLVAQARAKGCVVCIDAAHAIGNVPLALHDWDVDCAVWCHYKYVNAGPGAVGGYFVHARHAQRFDLPRFVGWWGHRADTRFLMPDTYELAAGAAGWQLSNLPILSLAALRASLDLFHRARMARLRAKAVRLTAYALALLDGLPLQLITPRDPAARGGQLSWRVPEARPLAAWFQEQGMIVDVREPDILRMAVAPLYTSFHDVWQLAQVWRARFTRT
- the prmC gene encoding peptide chain release factor N(5)-glutamine methyltransferase, which encodes MSTTFGELVKEGARLLADGGVDEPYRTAGRLVRELLNVDAVTLAAHPERAVSDADAELVRRAFRRRADGEPLQYITGWQNFYGRDFQVTRDVLIPRPETELLVEVSLEHIRTRPQPVWRLLDLGTGSGCLAVTLAAEIPTAQVVAVDISPAALAVAAANAQRHGVAERVRLVESHWLDAVPTTPPFDLVVSNPPYVAQTDWPALQREVRDHEPYVALVGGEQGTEVYAHLLAALPPYLVAGGKFACEVGFEQAARVCAVGEAAGWWVERVIHDLQGIARTVVFTFPQVFSDNHRTWPGQGNEG